A genomic window from Nitrospirota bacterium includes:
- a CDS encoding AAA domain-containing protein: MNQDQEESDVWVEINKPRLKPPPKIPEQLKPWLDPKKVEDSGLELPELRERITVSVPPQGGDNTEAEQRTAFKELSECPEIKPLWEQYVQNDWWPWAEEDRRLQAVQKVYTDLFSVYQKQQRLGEAYEVVLGLGCLAWRTSAGYEVKRHIVTVQTNLSFDAPRGVITISPAGEGAKPTLEQDMLEPQDRPSPEEQGAAERELEGIGDSIWDRVRIHATLKAWAHAASSRGQYDDTLNPPKEVSPDPHIHFAPALILRRRTERSLLRMFQEITQQLRDGLPVPIGVQRLVKIIDDSAIPTDGYEDGDKPPDRQVPSETGEIYFPLLANEEQRDIAQRLSTRQGVLVQGPPGTGKSHTIANLVCHLLATGQRVLITSHTSRALKALLDKFEQEIDLKEIAGLCVILLGDDLNALQSLEDSVRGITDQYKAWNPEKNRQRIRELEKKLDEARRSEASCLSELRSLREAETYQHPPRFGGYSGTAQDIAVRLRENQPRYCWLPARPSEDEDPPLSDEEAAEVVRILREINNDQEQELSKAWLDPESLISPIEFSQLVRKQAAAQARFVMAEPLRSHPSYSALTSASLELRTALISGLSELLRDLDTLTQHIHPWVREAAIHMLADRDRAWRDLLNMTRDTLASIQNHASKASRWKISGLGERDRSVVKNHAVSLLQHLEYGGKLGFGPFRPRVVKESFYLIKEVRIDGDLCDDAHILRRLIVWIEVCERLERLHARWSTHAQPPAGDFSVQVEEYLDLCEPLEKALELHKKMLNLREIVTSIPGLREPIWHDPEDLRVLTEVASAVSSEEEFKEAGKAFAHLEERLIPLSHDRNAHPSVRQMLDAVRSRDDEKYSQAHRALCGLKHTRLAVERRNALLQRLRAASPPLASDLTANCSDPVWDERMAHFSAAWNWARADHWLRRFNDPQAQERLTHSLESYRKRIREHIRDLSAAKAWRHCLTRLTEHQRQHLEAWSKAMQRIGKGKGKYAGLNRKAAREHMEECRSAIPAWIMPIYRVAETIRPGTDTFDVVIVDEASQSGPEALFLQYLAKKIVVVGDDKQISPDFVGITREDVELLRQRHLCDIPHSDALGVDNSFFDQAAIRFGGRIRLREHFRCMPEIIQFSNNLCYRSEPLIPLRQYGAGRLAPVVTTTHVPDGYMKGHSPRVVNPPEAEAIVTQVKKCCEDPRYAGKSMGVISLLGEEQARHIEQLLLKQIGPEQIEKRNLVCGDAYAFQGTERDIMFLSLVSAPAEGRRIGTLASSKDEKRFNVAASRARDQMWLFHTATLNDLSPSCLRYRLLEYCQNPSVESTTVGGLRIEELRVMARTADRGRNLPPPPFDSWFEIDVFLMIAARGYRVIPQFEIAGYRIDLVIEGMQGRLAVECDGDTWHGADQYAEDVARQRMLERCGWVFWRVRGSAFYRDCDLALKELWDTLTRLGIHPNNGSSGSSSPQSPTGNSFASDHGQGRTPIRARAAGQTPVAQLTREGPTTSSLFAGDRASADQETNGASPISQSAEFGEMESLQCETPHAFLAPYCRWTSRPLPDPRSASIEEVVSGLVEIIKAEGPIICHRAYSLYAKAAGLQRVGRQIRSFLNRAVRKAVRQGLLDESNEHGTRDQLNQIVRQSGSPPVVPRTRGGRSFDEIPPSEIAALMKWLLEQDSSLRGDNLIQAVLKNYGFGRTTSNIRDSLILIMNQRLK, translated from the coding sequence ATGAACCAAGACCAGGAAGAATCTGACGTTTGGGTAGAGATCAACAAACCTCGCCTGAAGCCTCCTCCCAAGATCCCCGAACAACTGAAGCCATGGTTAGATCCAAAAAAGGTCGAAGATTCCGGTCTTGAACTCCCTGAACTACGAGAACGCATCACTGTATCTGTCCCTCCGCAAGGCGGGGATAACACAGAGGCAGAACAGCGGACCGCTTTTAAAGAACTGTCAGAATGCCCTGAAATTAAGCCTCTTTGGGAACAGTATGTTCAAAACGACTGGTGGCCGTGGGCAGAGGAAGATCGACGACTTCAAGCCGTCCAAAAGGTCTATACCGACCTCTTTTCTGTTTATCAGAAACAGCAGCGACTTGGCGAAGCGTATGAAGTAGTGCTCGGCCTCGGTTGCCTGGCCTGGAGAACGTCAGCAGGGTACGAAGTCAAACGACACATTGTCACCGTCCAGACCAACCTTTCCTTCGATGCACCACGAGGGGTGATCACGATCAGCCCTGCCGGGGAAGGAGCCAAACCAACCCTTGAGCAGGATATGCTTGAGCCCCAAGATCGACCTTCTCCCGAAGAGCAAGGCGCGGCTGAACGTGAGTTGGAGGGGATCGGAGACTCTATTTGGGATCGCGTCAGGATCCACGCAACATTAAAAGCTTGGGCCCATGCCGCATCCTCTCGTGGTCAATACGATGACACTTTGAATCCCCCAAAGGAAGTAAGTCCAGACCCCCATATCCATTTCGCTCCCGCACTGATTTTGCGCAGACGCACTGAGCGCAGCCTCCTCCGCATGTTCCAAGAGATCACCCAGCAATTGCGAGACGGGCTGCCTGTACCGATCGGGGTGCAACGATTGGTCAAGATCATTGATGACTCGGCCATTCCAACCGATGGATATGAGGATGGAGATAAGCCACCTGATCGGCAGGTTCCATCAGAAACGGGGGAGATCTATTTCCCTCTGCTGGCCAATGAGGAGCAGCGTGATATCGCTCAAAGACTCTCCACCCGCCAAGGGGTTTTGGTCCAAGGGCCTCCGGGTACAGGGAAATCTCACACGATTGCTAACTTGGTTTGCCACTTGTTAGCTACAGGGCAACGCGTCCTAATTACGAGCCACACTTCACGAGCACTTAAGGCCTTACTTGACAAGTTCGAGCAAGAAATTGATCTGAAGGAGATTGCCGGTCTTTGTGTCATTCTGCTCGGCGACGACCTTAACGCACTTCAATCCCTTGAGGATTCCGTTAGAGGGATAACTGACCAGTATAAGGCTTGGAATCCTGAGAAGAACCGACAACGAATCCGTGAATTGGAAAAGAAACTCGACGAGGCTCGTAGGAGCGAGGCTTCTTGCTTGTCGGAGTTACGCTCACTCAGAGAAGCTGAAACCTACCAACACCCGCCTCGGTTTGGTGGTTATTCGGGTACCGCTCAAGACATTGCTGTCCGGCTGAGAGAGAATCAGCCTCGTTATTGTTGGTTGCCAGCCAGGCCAAGCGAAGATGAAGATCCCCCGCTTTCGGATGAGGAAGCGGCGGAGGTTGTCAGGATTCTTCGTGAAATAAATAACGATCAAGAGCAGGAGCTTTCAAAGGCTTGGCTCGATCCCGAATCCTTAATCAGTCCGATCGAATTCTCACAGTTAGTCAGGAAACAAGCCGCGGCGCAGGCGCGTTTCGTAATGGCGGAGCCACTTCGATCTCATCCATCTTATTCCGCACTGACCTCCGCATCTTTAGAGCTGCGTACAGCTCTCATCTCGGGGCTCTCAGAGTTACTGAGAGACTTAGACACTCTGACACAGCACATCCACCCGTGGGTTAGGGAAGCTGCGATCCACATGCTAGCGGACCGTGACCGAGCCTGGCGTGACCTGTTGAACATGACGAGGGATACGCTAGCCAGCATCCAAAATCATGCTTCCAAGGCATCGCGATGGAAGATATCAGGTCTCGGCGAACGAGACCGAAGTGTGGTGAAGAATCATGCCGTTTCATTGCTGCAGCACCTGGAGTACGGCGGAAAGCTCGGGTTTGGTCCATTCCGCCCCAGAGTGGTTAAGGAGAGTTTTTACCTCATCAAGGAGGTTCGCATAGACGGTGACCTGTGTGACGATGCGCATATTCTGCGTAGACTCATTGTCTGGATCGAAGTGTGCGAACGTCTCGAGAGGCTTCATGCGCGCTGGTCAACTCACGCCCAGCCTCCTGCCGGCGACTTCTCTGTGCAGGTAGAGGAATACCTCGACCTCTGTGAGCCTTTGGAGAAGGCCCTGGAGCTTCACAAGAAAATGCTCAACCTCCGAGAGATCGTTACGTCGATTCCAGGCCTCCGAGAGCCTATCTGGCATGATCCTGAAGATCTCCGAGTCCTCACGGAAGTCGCTTCTGCGGTTAGCAGCGAGGAGGAGTTTAAGGAGGCTGGCAAAGCATTTGCTCACTTGGAAGAACGTCTTATCCCCCTCTCACATGATCGCAATGCTCATCCCAGTGTTCGTCAAATGCTAGACGCAGTTCGTTCCAGAGATGACGAGAAATATAGTCAAGCGCATCGAGCCCTATGTGGATTAAAGCACACCCGCCTTGCTGTGGAACGACGAAACGCCCTACTGCAAAGACTACGGGCCGCAAGCCCACCCCTTGCATCTGACCTGACAGCCAATTGCAGTGATCCAGTTTGGGATGAACGCATGGCGCACTTCTCCGCTGCCTGGAACTGGGCTCGAGCCGATCACTGGCTTCGCCGCTTCAACGATCCACAGGCACAGGAACGCTTAACTCACTCTCTTGAGAGCTACCGAAAGCGAATCCGTGAGCACATTCGCGACCTCTCGGCAGCAAAGGCCTGGAGGCATTGCTTAACCAGGTTGACTGAGCACCAACGTCAACATCTCGAGGCTTGGTCAAAGGCGATGCAGCGAATTGGCAAGGGCAAAGGGAAATACGCCGGCTTGAATCGCAAAGCTGCTCGCGAACATATGGAAGAATGTCGTTCAGCGATTCCAGCCTGGATTATGCCCATTTATCGCGTGGCAGAAACGATTCGCCCCGGCACAGATACCTTTGATGTGGTGATTGTCGATGAGGCGAGTCAGTCAGGTCCTGAAGCTCTATTCCTGCAGTACCTGGCCAAGAAAATCGTCGTCGTAGGGGACGACAAACAGATCAGCCCTGATTTTGTGGGCATCACCAGAGAGGATGTAGAACTATTACGACAACGTCATCTTTGCGATATACCGCACAGCGACGCGCTCGGCGTGGACAATAGTTTCTTTGACCAGGCCGCAATTCGTTTCGGAGGTCGAATTCGGCTCCGCGAGCACTTCCGCTGCATGCCTGAAATCATTCAGTTCTCGAACAATCTCTGCTATCGGTCAGAACCGTTAATACCGCTAAGACAATATGGAGCTGGACGCCTCGCTCCCGTTGTCACAACCACGCATGTCCCAGATGGCTACATGAAAGGTCACTCGCCTCGGGTGGTAAATCCGCCTGAGGCGGAAGCGATTGTTACCCAGGTGAAGAAATGTTGTGAAGATCCCCGCTACGCTGGAAAATCCATGGGTGTCATTAGCCTCCTCGGAGAAGAGCAAGCGAGGCACATCGAGCAGCTCCTCCTCAAACAAATTGGCCCAGAGCAAATCGAGAAGCGAAACCTTGTGTGTGGTGATGCCTATGCTTTTCAGGGTACCGAAAGGGACATCATGTTTCTCAGCCTAGTCTCAGCCCCAGCCGAAGGAAGGCGCATCGGAACTCTGGCAAGTTCCAAAGATGAAAAGCGCTTCAATGTGGCAGCCAGCAGAGCCAGAGACCAGATGTGGCTTTTTCATACAGCCACGCTTAACGATCTTAGCCCTAGCTGCTTGCGGTATCGCCTGTTGGAATACTGTCAAAATCCTTCGGTCGAATCTACAACCGTCGGTGGCCTTAGAATTGAAGAGCTGAGAGTTATGGCCCGGACTGCCGATCGGGGCAGAAATCTTCCACCACCTCCATTTGACAGCTGGTTCGAAATTGATGTGTTCCTCATGATTGCTGCACGTGGCTATCGTGTCATTCCCCAGTTCGAGATTGCAGGATACCGTATCGACCTCGTAATTGAAGGGATGCAAGGTCGCTTGGCCGTTGAATGCGATGGCGATACATGGCATGGGGCTGATCAGTACGCGGAAGACGTGGCTAGACAGCGGATGTTGGAACGATGCGGCTGGGTCTTCTGGAGGGTCCGTGGAAGCGCTTTCTATCGAGACTGCGATCTCGCGCTCAAGGAACTCTGGGATACATTAACTCGTCTGGGAATTCATCCCAACAACGGTTCTAGCGGCAGTTCTTCCCCACAATCACCAACTGGCAACTCATTCGCGTCCGACCATGGTCAAGGAAGAACTCCTATCCGCGCTAGGGCAGCCGGACAAACCCCGGTGGCTCAACTCACTCGCGAAGGACCGACCACAAGTTCCCTATTTGCGGGAGACCGTGCATCAGCCGACCAGGAAACTAATGGAGCTTCACCTATCTCACAGAGCGCTGAGTTCGGGGAGATGGAATCGCTTCAATGTGAAACCCCTCATGCCTTTTTGGCTCCATATTGCAGGTGGACGTCGAGGCCTCTGCCTGATCCTCGATCGGCATCGATAGAAGAAGTTGTTTCCGGACTCGTTGAGATCATTAAGGCTGAGGGGCCGATCATTTGCCACAGAGCCTACAGCCTTTATGCAAAAGCTGCGGGCCTCCAAAGAGTTGGACGCCAGATTCGTTCATTCTTGAATCGAGCTGTGCGGAAAGCGGTCCGCCAAGGATTGTTGGACGAAAGCAATGAGCATGGCACTCGAGATCAACTGAATCAGATTGTCCGACAGAGCGGTAGTCCGCCTGTTGTTCCTCGCACACGAGGAGGTAGAAGTTTTGATGAAATTCCACCCTCTGAAATCGCGGCCTTGATGAAGTGGCTGTTAGAACAGGACTCCAGTCTTAGAGGAGATAACCTAATCCAGGCAGTTCTTAAGAACTATGGGTTCGGACGAACCACATCGAATATTCGTGATTCACTAATTCTGATAATGAACCAACGCCTAAAGTGA
- a CDS encoding helix-turn-helix domain-containing protein translates to MPSPVLSSPEFVDRGQQLLTEKEAAEFLRVSVKTLQSWRLQGKPPRFMKLSRCVRYRFDDLIRFLDASGRNSTSQPAWERRTHKAI, encoded by the coding sequence ATGCCATCCCCAGTTTTGTCTTCACCGGAGTTCGTCGATCGTGGGCAACAGTTACTCACAGAGAAAGAAGCTGCAGAGTTCCTCCGTGTTTCCGTCAAGACGCTGCAGAGTTGGCGTCTGCAGGGCAAACCACCCCGTTTTATGAAACTTTCAAGGTGTGTCCGCTACCGATTCGACGATTTGATCAGGTTTCTTGACGCATCAGGACGAAATTCTACGAGTCAACCAGCCTGGGAGAGACGCACCCACAAAGCGATCTGA